From Salvelinus alpinus chromosome 20, SLU_Salpinus.1, whole genome shotgun sequence:
AGTGGGCAGCAGCAGGTGTcggggcagcagcagcagcggaggTAGCAGCAGCAGGAGTGAGGGCAGCACTGACACCAGCAGATCCCCATCAACAACAGGAACAGGATACTACCCAGGACTACAGATCCCACAAACACccactctggaacacagacacagaTCAATGAGACTACACATCCCACAAACACccactctggaacacagacacagaTCAATGAGACTACAGATCCCACAAACACccactctggaacacagacacagaTCAATGAGACTACAGATCCCACAAACACccactctggaacacagacacagaTCAATGAGACTACAGATCCCACAAACACccactctggaacacagacacagaTCAATGAGACTACAGATCCCACAAACACccactctggaacacagacacagaTCAATGAGACTACAGATCCCACAAACACccactctggaacacagacacagaTCAATGAGACTACAGATCCCACAAACACccactctggaacacagacacagaTCAATGAGACTACAGATCCCACAAACACccactctggaacacagacacagaTCAATGAGACTACAGATCCCACAAACACccactctggaacacagacacagaTCAATGAGACTACAGATCCCACAAACACccactctggaacacagacacagaTCAATGAGACTACAGATCCCACAAACACccactctggaacacagacacagaTCAATGAGACTACAGATCCCACAAACACccactctggaacacagacacagaTCAATGAGACTACAGATCCCACAAACACccactctggaacacagacacagaTCAATGAGACTACAGATCCCACAAACACccactctggaacacagacacagaTCAATGAGACTACAGATCCCACAAACACccactctggaacacagacacagaTCAATGAGACTACAGATCCCACAAACACccactctggaacacagacacagaTCAATGAGACTACAGATCCCACAAACACccactctggaacacagacacagaTCAATGAGACTACAGATCCCACAAACACccactctggaacacagacacagaTCAATGAGACTACAGATCCCACAAACACccactctggaacacagacacagaTCAATGAGACTACAGATCCCACAAACACccactctggaacacagacacagaTCAATGAGACTACAGATCCCACAAACACccactctggaacacagacacagaTCAATGAGACTACAGATCCCACAAACACccactctggaacacagacacagaTCAATGAGACTACAGATCCCACAAACAGTAGAGATACACATCTTGTTACTTGAGTGAGTTACTACATGTTACTTACTACAGCTACATCTTCTgcatgtctgtcctctctccacaTCCGTAAAAACCATTGACATTTATGGTAATAATAACCCTCCAATGTTCAGGGTGTAGAGAGGCAGGGCTTGCTGGCTTATCACAGCCTCACGTCACTAAAGCATCCCAACACTAATGATGAACTTCCTCTGGCCGTGACCAAAAAACGACTAACACGCCACTTTAGTCAGCCCCTTGTGAAAACACACATCCCAAGTGGACCTCTTCAGAGAGAGATCTCATCTTCAAAAGAGAGAGGGCATAGGGTTTCTTGTGAATAAGTCCTGTAGCAAGAATATGATTGTGACAGTGAGAGTGAGTTAATGCTTGACTGTGCGGAGGCGGAATATAAGACGAGGCAACGAGCTGATTTGTCCTTTACTCTGCAGTTGTTAAGTCATTCAAGATTCCCAGAAGCTGATTGGACAGTGAGAGAACAGGGTGAGCAGAGCCAGAGCAGGTGATGCCACCGAAGGGAACAGGTAAGGAAGGAACAGGTGGGGGGAAAAGGCAGCCATTTtttggcatacacacacacacaaactgacacacatacacacacacaaaaaactgacacacacacactgacacacacacacaaactgacacacacacactgacacacacacacacacacaaactgacacacacacactgacacacacacacaaactgacacacacacacacacaaactgacacacacacacacacacacacacacacacacaaactgacacacacacacacacacacacacacacacacacacacacacacacacacacacacacacacacacaactgacacacacacacacactgacacacacacactgacacacacacactgacacacacacactgacacacacacacacacacacacacacacacacagacacacagacacacagacacacacacacagacagacagtagccaaTAGCCAGTGGGTGAGGAAGCAGGCAGCCGTACCTGGCATAATCTCCACATCAAACTCAGGCAGGAGATCGTCCAGCACACCTGTCCTAcctgcagagagaaggagagcaagaGGTGAGGCGCTGCAGACAGGAAGTAGCAGTGGGCAGAGGTCAAAGGTGAGGCAAATCAGCCAAACAGATGGAGTTATTGACTAAGAGTCATGCATAGAGATTACCAGACAGATTAATCGAAAGAAAAGTCGAGGAAAAGAACAGTCAAACTATTCTTTAATACCTGATTCTAAAGCCAAAGTGATCATCGTCATCATTAATAATTT
This genomic window contains:
- the LOC139547158 gene encoding uncharacterized protein isoform X3, translating into MDRCHTLSIDGLQEADLRIGDLQWGDSGVYFCKIVIADDLEGKNEGQVELLVLGRTGVLDDLLPEFDVEIMPEWVFVGSVVSLICVCVPEWVFVGSVVSLICVCVPEWVFVGSVVSLICVCVPEWVFVGSVVSLICVCVPEWVFVGSVVSLICVCVPEWVFVGSVVSLICVCVPEWVFVGSVVSLICVCVPEWVFVGSVVSLICVCVPEWVFVGSVVSLICVCVPEWVFVGSVVSLICVCVPEWVFVGSVVSLICVCVPEWVFVGSVVSLICVCVPEWVFVGSVVSLICVCVPEWVFVGSVVSLICVCVPEWVFVGSVVSLICVCVPEWVFVGSVVSLICVCVPEWVFVGSVVSLICVCVPEWVFVGSVVSLICVCVPEWVFVGSVVSLICVCVPEWVFVGSVVSLICVCVPEWVFVGSVVSLICVCVPEWVFVGCVVSLICVCVPEWVFVGSVVLGSILFLLLMGICWCQCCPHSCCCYLRCCCCPDTCCCPLHLYEAGKMVKRGQPPQVVVYPPYCIPGVPTMVPFAPPSLAEPKMVSLPSVENNLAGAASSLSELSSLHEGWDTDFRQTYRTVQMKALPPITDLDDQSELMAAPVHNSRRPRHYRGNHTDDEQDSRWNPRSVHLERRTLGSRGRTGSLDELEEFAMSYGPRARRGDPRDQDRDYDLELRGREHYPPYRDHSPSRRFHGDRDDDWHPRRSPPLQKKRDMWDDLPSRPHQHTQGRRGYDDAFLNNLLERKARGRAGEKGERGKGRVDEDSDTPSKGSSKGKGSDGFYSRSPTNRPEEDDPLPPYSELEMERYRMVNPTTERYRMVESPSERYSTTDQAMQSFSYTRPPKGLAHTIQGGREDRDNNRNMTPALSRDSLIV